The following proteins are encoded in a genomic region of Phaeodactylum tricornutum CCAP 1055/1 chromosome 1, whole genome shotgun sequence:
- a CDS encoding predicted protein (unknownn protein) — protein sequence NDVFCNRELKMDGVKAVGFDMDYTLAQYKEPAFDQLAFDGAKAKLVYNMGYPKEVLEFEYDHRYWARGLIIDTQRGNFLKIDRHKYVRVAHHGFDRMSSTTRKLLYSRTFNKVMSFSEKSFVNMDTLFQFVDAHLFASLINLKDKGEYEFLDFKTYEEIYKQIRECVDLCHRDGVIKDVVHSDPEKYIVQDKGLIPMLRRYKEAGVKVFLLTNSYWEYTSTAMNYLYHGKCLSDEDQKKNEWLELFDLVIVGSCKPAYMLDPYLNLFRVNPQNGSLRNTDGVYEIDALGPNGAAKFLDKGKTFQGGNWLHLQAMLEIEAGEEILYVGDHLYSDVLRSKRTLGWRSAFIMPELEEEMRTFAEKLPILRKITGLRKLREEIDNFGEDVRRANDFSDADSLTTLQKLTTEDAMIKAKLSDLADQWHSSFHPVWGAMFNAGYQDSRFAFYVQNYACVYTSKATNLGLASNAKSFRTSLEMLPHD from the exons AATGACGTATTCTGCAATCGCGAACTCAAAATGGATGGCGTTAAGGCTGTTGGCTTCGACATGGACTATACTCTCGCCCAATACAAAGAACCAGCTTTTGATCAACTTGCCTTTGATGGGGCCAAAGCTAAACTTGTATACAATATGGGCTACCCTAAGGAAGTGTTGGAATTTGAGTATGACCACAGGTATTGGGCTCGTGGTCTCATAATAGATACTCAGCGGGGAAACTTCCTCAAGATTGATCGCCACAAGTATGTCCGGGTGGCGCACCACGGCTTTGATCGCATGTCGTCGACAACCCGCAAATTACTGTACTCACGTACTTTTAACAAAGTTATGAGTTTTTCGGAAAAGAGCTTTGTCAATATGG ATACTTTATTTCAGTTCGTGGATGCCCACTTGTTTGCTTCTTTGATCAATCTAAAAGATAAAGGGGAGTACGAGTTTCTTGATTTCAAGACATACGAAGAAATCTACAAGCAAATAAGAGAATGTGTGGATCTTTGCCACCGAGATGGTGTAATCAAGGACGTCGTACACAGCGATCCCGAAAAGTACATTGTACAAGACAAAGGACTTATACCCATGCTTCGACGGTACAAGGAAGCAGGTGTCAAGGTTTTTTTGCTCACTAATTCGTACTGGGAATACACGTCGACTGCAATGAACTATCTTTACCATGGCAAGTGTTTAAGTGACGAAGACCAGAAGAAAAACGAGTGGTTGGAACTTTTCGACTTGGTCATTGTGGGATCGTGCAAGCCAGCATACATGCTAGATCCATATCTCAACCTCTTCCGTGTTAATCCACAAAACGGCTCTTTGCGCAATACGGACGGTGTATACGAAATTGACGCGTTGGGACCAAACGGCGCGGCCAAATTTTTGGACAAAGGCAAAACGTTCCAAGGTGGAAATTGGTTGCACTTGCAGGCTATGTTAGAAATCGAAGCTGGCGAAGAAATTCTGTATGTCGGTGATCATTTGTATTCCGATGTCTTGCGTTCAAAACGTACGCTTGGATGGAGATCGGCTTTCATTATGCCTGAACTTGAGGAAGAAATGAGGACCTTTGCGGAAAAGCTACCAATTTTGCGAAAAATAACGGGCTTGCGAAAACTTCGTGAGGAAATAGATAATTTTGGAGAGGACGTTCGCCGGGCGAACGACTTCAGCGACGCCGATTCCCTCACGACCTTGCAAAAGCTTACGACAGAAGACGCAATGATTAAAGCGAAGTTGTCGGATCTTGCAGATCAGTGGCACTCTTCTTTCCATCCTGTATGGGGGGCAATGTTTAATGCTGGATACCAGGATTCTCGATTCGCGTTCTACGTGCAGAACTATGCATGTGTGTATACGAGCAAAGCTACGAATTTGGGGCTGGCATCAAACGCAAAATCATTTCGAACGTCTTTGGAAATGCTGCCGCATGAC
- a CDS encoding predicted protein: MAAANVKEVWKPVRKSVLYLIAAVALAISASTVGGNSLPAGSRTQVEAVDDVGTSAQDNSHSRRLLGYQRVTVYTTAPEADQDNPIARKQFADLIASLPTDVTTLDVVALNLMEQRHFLEQNCYGKEEDNMPVKMSALKRFDELRTRGQDHLATEVYKWCALKTKPYLSDSVAYIDSSSPLLMRLQDFLSDVQNVVVLGDDYFPHTAHGSLIVLRDNQLYVAEQMMKVLLETPAEHLEVNPLLLPQRLYEAVAFASAKKHPKPGKVGDFLLLKETCRMDPLRRHNDDAKGWTDTQTRRHVHHCPERAGFCCSIHDISRNRVVLMSRHPLLPFQILSQSFSRPYNAEADHYEEDELPYITTIQATFHERPADMPETPNFYALLAAKDCLPDKEECSKCCRNQAGATRELCAKDCPCYAKALCSDKPPPKHVAHTWTVTPPAYTRDPNRVVPRIVHQTWFEDLAQDRYPNMSRMVQSFRNSGWEYKFYNDDDAVNFLSTHFPPEVREAYEALRPGAFKADLFRYCVLLIHGGLYADVDIMLESALDAAIGPDVGFMVPTDEPGMATNHRMCLWNGMIAAAPGHPYLAKAIETVVNQVRNRFTSVDIDATLCPNPELSISHAYDTLFTAGPCLLGASINRVLGRHPQKSFTAGEINILADRRQLEAGTSFIVGDGVALEARVPGRSVILKQDKWDMGAHRFTYVERNLVVSATDLQDSNDRDTHKKNKKTEHYSTTHAKTGIYGLEGLYTDTRIANEDIRIILDVSKQASVPSSTS; encoded by the coding sequence atggccgccgccaacgtcAAAGAGGTATGGAAACCTGTGCGAAAATCCGTCCTGTACCTCATTGCGGCAGTCGCGCTTGCAATCTCGGCATCGACGGTTGGGGGTAACTCATTGCCGGCAGGTAGTAGAACGCAGGTCGAAGCCGTGGACGATGTCGGTACAAGTGCGCAAGATAATAGTCACTCCCGCCGCTTGCTAGGTTATCAACGAGTCACGGTTTACACAACAGCTCCGGAAGCCGATCAGGACAATCCGATTGCACGCAAACAGTTCGCCGACTTGATCGCCTCCCTGCCCACGGATGTGACAACCCTCGATGTTGTTGCCTTAAACTTAATGGAACAACGCCATTTTCTGGAGCAGAATTGTTACGGGAAAGAGGAGGACAACATGCCCGTAAAAATGAGCGCTCTGAAGCGTTTCGACGAACTGCGTACGCGTGGACAAGATCATCTCGCAACCGAAGTCTACAAGTGGTGCGCGTTGAAAACGAAACCCTACCTCTCTGACTCGGTGGCGTACATTGATTCATCCAGTCCATTGCTGATGCGACTGCAAGACTTTTTGTCGGACGTACAAAATGTGGTAGTCTTAGGAGACGATTATTTCCCCCACACTGCTCATGGCAGTCTGATTGTGTTGCGCGATAATCAACTCTACGTAGCGGAACAGATGATGAAAGTTCTTCTGGAAACTCCGGCGGAGCACTTGGAAGTAAACCCTCTTCTTTTGCCGCAGCGCTTGTACGAAGCGGTGGCGTTCGCTTCCGCCAAAAAGCATCCTAAACCGGGCAAGGTGGGCGATTTCCTACTGTTGAAAGAGACATGCCGAATGGATCCCTTGAGGCGCCACAATGATGATGCAAAAGGCTGGACGGATACACAAACTCGTCGCCACGTACACCACTGCCCCGAACGTGCAGGCTTTTGCTGCTCAATTCACGACATATCTCGTAACCGTGTCGTCCTCATGAGTCGTCATCCTCTGTTGCCATTTCAAATTCTGTCCCAATCATTTTCTCGGCCTTACAACGCCGAAGCGGATCACtatgaagaagacgagctGCCCTACATCACCACAATCCAGGCTACTTTTCACGAGCGGCCTGCGGATATGCCCGAGACACCTAACTTTTACGCCTTGCTTGCCGCGAAAGATTGCTTGCCCGACAAAGAAGAATGCTCTAAGTGCTGCCGAAACCAGGCCGGTGCTACAAGGGAACTATGTGCCAAAGACTGCCCTTGCTATGCGAAGGCTCTCTGTTCGGATAAACCTCCACCAAAGCATGTTGCTCATACGTGGACTGTAACCCCACCGGCCTACACGCGCGATCCCAACCGTGTTGTTCCCCGTATCGTACACCAAACTTGGTTCGAAGACCTAGCCCAGGACAGGTACCCAAATATGAGCCGCATGGTCCAATCGTTCCGTAACTCTGGCTGGGAGTACAAATTCTacaacgacgatgacgcAGTTAATTTTTTGAGTACGCACTTTCCGCCGGAAGTGCGAGAAGCATACGAAGCTCTTCGCCCTGGTGCCTTTAAGGCCGATCTCTTTCGGTATTGTGTGCTGTTGATACACGGTGGTCTCTATGCTGACGTTGACATCATGTTGGAATCGGCTTTGGATGCGGCCATTGGACCGGATGTAGGATTTATGGTTCCGACAGACGAGCCCGGCATGGCCACAAATCACCGGATGTGTCTATGGAATGGAATGATCGCCGCCGCTCCAGGTCATCCGTATCTGGCGAAAGCCATCGAAACCGTCGTGAATCAAGTCCGAAACCGATTTACATCTGTTGATATTGATGCCACCCTCTGCCCCAATCCGGAGCTCTCCATCTCGCACGCTTATGATACTCTCTTCACTGCAGGACCGTGCTTGCTGGGTGCCTCAATCAATCGAGTTCTGGGACGGCATCCACAAAAATCCTTTACAGCTGGGGAAATTAACATTTTGGCTGATCGCCGACAATTAGAAGCCGGTACATCGTTTATTGTCGGAGACGGTGTTGCATTGGAGGCACGCGTGCCAGGAAGGAGTGTGATTTTGAAGCAGGACAAGTGGGATATGGGCGCGCATCGATTTACCTACGTGGAGCGCAACTTGGTTGTCTCGGCCACAGATCTGCAAGATTCAAATGATAGGGACACTCACAAAAAGAACAAAAAAACAGAGCATTACAGCACGACACACGCCAAGACGGGTATTTATGGATTGGAAGGTCTGTACACAGACACACGTATTGCAAATGAAGATATTCGGATTATACTGGATGTTTCCAAGCAGGCTAGTGTCCCATCGTCTACGTCTTAG
- a CDS encoding predicted protein, with product MTAETPITTLIFDVDDTLYDVSTGFTDHRNGEAAQRFMMEYLNFPDLESAKKIRDQYFEKYHATAKALTIAEQDGAFPPPDPTKPTKVPRFDPKDLADYWTSNLDFRLLGGKKIKLLQDLESCGLKLVAFSNGPRRYVKRVLVELGLFNVFGDERLYAVDDVLPFCKPEKEAFEKIFADVGVRADECVMIEDSMKNINAPTN from the coding sequence ATGACCGCAGAGACTCCAATCACGACGCTTATCTTTGATGTTGACGATACTTTATACGACGTATCAACCGGATTTACGGACCATCGAAATGGCGAGGCAGCACAACGTTTCATGATGGAATATCTAAACTTTCCTGATCTGGAATCTGCCAAAAAGATTCGTGACCAATACTTTGAAAAGTACCATGCTACGGCCAAAGCTTTGACAATTGCGGAGCAGGACGGAGCCTTCCCTCCACCTGACCCGACCAAGCCTACAAAGGTGCCACGATTTGATCCGAAGGATCTAGCCGACTATTGGACGTCAAATCTTGATTTTCGACTATTGGGTGGGAAGAAAATTAAGCTGTTACAAGATCTAGAAAGCTGCGGACTCAAATTGGTCGCTTTTTCCAATGGCCCCCGTAGGTATGTGAAACGAGTTTTAGTTGAGCTAGGTTTGTTTAATGTCTTCGGTGACGAGCGTCTCTACGCTGTTGATGACGTGCTACCCTTTTGCAAGCCCGAAAAGGAGGCCTTCGAAAAAATATTTGCTGACGTCGGAGTCAGAGCCGATGAATGTGTAATGATTGAAGACAGCATGAAAAACATAAACGCGCCAACGAATTAG
- a CDS encoding predicted protein has protein sequence MSGSSSSWTLAPKPLASKRGTSDSINRATALSHIQRYPQPQLPAIAQPQNSSALLTSFPSSIYCYNQPESSTHAAFQKTLGRHHYRLPKASRIPAVFEGKRFRSGKWISEEETYADVLIDLFQKGRIKDCENGTTLRAFLGQKLHCAPMRISKKYAGKGIGKMIYLLKRTGVVDVSEDDQAQSDKQLKDAEDEFYKAVVPGIELSKKYPSHTGSVIPTFRGLAPLIPPGIIPYQLPSYGSNPSACPALENADSPLETADHTKQLHLSYLHALQQTNESLATAGPKDLMDPALKKTIPMPYAWPLQVLPTPTASLTVSKPCQRSQSIATEIPATANSSGPHSLPEFTDFLSVFDSVTKEEGSRVTGKECFPEVAMHTAPQYSPPFTSRSFDDLHRFLGKDLEDNSNLSLPLQAQEETVVPCGTLSPKANNDIEPKVTNLDTMALFSADSYAMFAQESALAMSQHSAYLHPSTDDVSKIDTSGLDTIVKEHYGLMMRNEVNNYLHTFQNQNPEEEPRPSPATQIKSSIMVEGTQQATQPGSYLCYNAPQSSSTYRKAVGNPLTRFAPMSRLFVDKHDKSAIVSGSDASISATDFSSTEGTSGSGASSGYSDGTYNESETGSSDGTSDEGRCFKKRRHSVLLKEPSES, from the exons ATGAGTGGATCCTCGTCAAGCTGGACTTTAGCACCAAAGCCGCTGGCCTCAAAGCGAGGAACTTCAGATTCCATTAATCGCGCCACAGCTCTTTCGCACATACAGAGATATCCGCAGCCGCAGCTCCCAGCAATTGCCCAGCCCCAAAACTCATCAGCATTGTTGACCAGCTTCCCATCGTCGATTTACTGCTACAACCAGCCAGAGAGTTCAACCCATGCTGCATTCCAGAAAACCCTAGGACGTCACCATTACCGCTTACCCAAAGCAAGTCGCATCCCAGCCGTATTCGAAGGGAAGAGATTCCGTAGTGGAAAATGGATTTCTGAAGAGGAAACGTACGCCGACGTATTGATTGATTTGTTCCAAAAAGGTCGAATAAAAGACTGCGAAAATGGAACTACGTTGCGCGCTTTCCTAGGCCAGAAACTGCATTGTGCTCCTATGCGGATATCAAAAAAATACGCTGGCAAAGGGATCGGCAAAATGATATATCTTTTGAAGCGCACAGGTGTTGTGGATGTCTCAGAAGACGACCAAGCTCAATCTGATAAACAATTGAAGGACGCGGAAGATGAGTTCTACAAGGCTGTCGTTCCGGGGATTGAGCTCTCGAAG AAATACCCTTCTCATACCGGAAGCGTTATACCCACATTCAGAGGGCTTGCTCCTTTGATTCCCCCCGGTATAATCCCATATCAGCTCCCGTCATATGGAAGCAATCCTTCTGCTTGCCCTGCTCTTGAAAACGCAGATTCTCCTTTAGAGACAGCCGATCACACTAAGCAGTTGCACTTGTCGTATCTCCACGCGTTGCAGCAAACAAATGAGTCGTTGGCCACTGCTGGACCAAAAGACTTGATGGACCCGgctttgaagaaaacaaTTCCTATGCCATATGCATGGCCTCTGCAAGTACTACCTACACCAACTGCTTCTCTGACAGTCTCGAAGCCATGTCAAAGATCGCAAAGTATTGCCACGGAGATACCCGCAACAGCCAATTCTAGTGGCCCGCACTCCTTGCCAGAATTTACTGACTTTCTCTCGGTCTTTGACAGTGTTACCAAAGAGGAGGGATCTAGAGTAACTGGGAAGGAATGCTTTCCTGAAGTAGCCATGCATACAGCACCGCAGTATTCTCCCCCTTTTACAAGCCGATCTTTTGATGATTTACATCGCTTTCTCGGAAAAGATTTAGAAGACAATAGCAACCTATCGCTGCCACTACAAGCTCAGGAGGAGACAGTCGTTCCATGTGGAACGCTTTCGCCAAAGGCTAACAATGACATTGAGCCTAAAGTCACGAATCTCGACACAATGGCTTTATTCAGCGCCGATTCATATGCAATGTTTGCACAAGAGTCGGCACTTGCCATGAGCCAGCATTCAGCATACCTTCATCCGTCAACGGACGATGTGAGCAAAATTGATACATCTGGACTGGATACCATTGTCAAAGAACATTATGGTCTGATGATGAGAAATGAGGTAAACAACTATCTACATAcatttcaaaatcaaaaCCCAGAAGAAGAACCCAGACCTTCCCCTGCTACCCAGATAAAGTCAAGTATTATGGTTGAAGGGACGCAGCAAGCGACACAACCAGGCTCGTATTTGTGCTACAATGCCCCACAGTCGTCGTCAACATACAGAAAAGCTGTGGGAAATCCATTGACTCGTTTTGCTCCCATGAGTCGATTGTTTGTAGACAAACACGACAAATCTGCAATCGTGAGTGGAAGTGATGCGTCCATCTCTGCAACGGATTTTTCATCCACAGAAGGAACGTCTGGAAGTGGCGCGAGCTCTGGATACTCTGACGGTACCTACAATGAATCCGAGACAGGCAGCTCGGATGGAACCTCTGACGAGGGCCGTTGTTTCAAGAAGAGACGTCATTCTGTTCTATTGAAAGAGCCCTCTGAAAGCTAA